Proteins encoded together in one Deinococcus irradiatisoli window:
- a CDS encoding protease complex subunit PrcB family protein has translation MKNSAGLRSAAAAVLGAALLSGCTLQGPGNLSVHEALFYGSSQDRVVWVYGTLNGGQGSFSLDGQTLELRPQVAGPLATPGSLSVGTQNVYKTSTSSLLPPASVVQQGNSYEVRAVQAVDATYLVTGGSWYKLSAGLDAGSSVQATAQRVGGLEGAGQLTPQEAAALSRVLAQQGSLVVTVLPSGSLPDAALKVQPAPSEVRRTGLYLQPLSVMTTTTTATTAAAPGASMNQSPSTLGFREVASGTNAQASSPAVVLAGTQSALDALWNTAYGRQVPLPPTPLMGNQTAVGIFLGSRPTGGYGVSVQSVQAAGSVLNITVNVRSPGPGTITTQAITSPWTIVAVQGQFSRAVVRDQNGQLLVP, from the coding sequence ATGAAGAATTCTGCGGGACTCAGGTCGGCGGCCGCCGCTGTGCTCGGTGCGGCGCTGCTTTCAGGCTGCACCCTCCAGGGACCGGGCAACCTCTCCGTTCACGAAGCGCTGTTCTATGGGTCCTCGCAAGACCGGGTGGTGTGGGTCTACGGCACCCTGAACGGCGGGCAGGGCAGCTTCAGCTTGGACGGGCAGACGCTCGAACTGCGCCCGCAGGTTGCCGGGCCGCTCGCCACGCCGGGCAGCCTCAGCGTGGGCACCCAGAACGTGTACAAAACGTCCACCAGCAGCTTGCTGCCGCCGGCCAGCGTGGTGCAGCAGGGCAACAGCTACGAGGTGCGCGCGGTCCAGGCAGTGGACGCCACCTATCTGGTGACCGGCGGCAGCTGGTACAAGCTCAGCGCCGGGCTGGATGCCGGCAGCAGCGTGCAGGCCACGGCCCAGCGCGTCGGCGGTCTGGAAGGTGCTGGCCAGCTGACTCCTCAGGAAGCTGCCGCGCTCAGCCGGGTGCTGGCCCAGCAGGGCAGCCTGGTGGTCACGGTGCTGCCGTCCGGCAGCCTGCCCGACGCTGCGCTGAAGGTGCAGCCGGCACCCAGTGAGGTGCGCCGCACCGGACTGTACTTGCAGCCGCTCTCGGTCATGACCACCACGACCACCGCCACCACCGCTGCGGCCCCAGGAGCGAGCATGAACCAGAGCCCCAGCACCCTGGGTTTCCGCGAAGTCGCCAGCGGCACCAACGCCCAGGCCAGCAGCCCGGCCGTGGTGCTGGCTGGCACCCAGAGCGCCCTCGACGCCCTGTGGAACACTGCCTACGGCCGGCAGGTGCCCCTGCCGCCCACGCCGTTGATGGGCAACCAGACCGCCGTGGGCATCTTCCTGGGCAGCCGGCCCACCGGCGGGTACGGCGTGTCGGTTCAATCGGTGCAGGCGGCGGGCTCGGTGCTCAACATCACCGTCAACGTGCGCTCGCCGGGTCCCGGCACCATCACCACTCAGGCAATCACCAGTCCCTGGACCATCGTGGCGGTGCAGGGCCAGTTCAGCCGCGCGGTGGTGCGCGACCAGAACGGCCAGCTGCTGGTTCCCTGA
- a CDS encoding DNA repair protein RecN, whose protein sequence is MPVRQPAPAHLTRLEVRNLATIEALELDLRGGFSAFTGETGAGKSIIVDALGLLLGARSNPDLIRSGEDDLLVTGFWGEDVVSRRLTHQGRSSARVDGEVVALRELAEVSQARLTIHWQHSAQSLLTVANQRALLDQLVAAQLETYHAAYREWQAAAGRLERLKASERDRARQLDLLRFQTQELGEAALQAGEEEPLQSELTRLANFEAIASGAAGALELLSDGEISALGLLTEASRALNTPARYDEASAQLQNELGAAIDAVRAVVGELRGVAEDRAPDPEALSQLEARLSLISKLQAKYGPTLTDVLEFQAQAERELAALESDEQDAGTLEADVAALEEAARQAGLKLRAARQQAAEPLAADLLRVIRELGMPHARLAFEVRPLAAPGPHGLDEVSIRFTANPGEALGDLAETASGGELSRVMLAISTVLGASTPSVVFDEVDAGIGGAAAGAVAEQLSRLAASRQVLVVTHLAQIAARADWHFKVEKQVQAGRTVSRVRLLGEQERLEEIARMLSGQVSEAALTHARELLEGRRQEGKKSRGKERLPSVP, encoded by the coding sequence GTGCCTGTCCGACAGCCCGCGCCCGCCCACCTGACCCGCCTGGAAGTTCGCAACCTCGCCACCATCGAGGCCCTCGAACTCGATCTGCGCGGCGGGTTCTCGGCGTTTACCGGCGAAACCGGCGCGGGCAAGAGCATCATCGTGGACGCGCTGGGGCTGCTGCTGGGCGCCCGCAGCAATCCTGACCTGATCCGCAGCGGCGAGGACGACCTGCTGGTCACCGGCTTCTGGGGCGAGGACGTGGTTTCGCGCCGCCTGACCCACCAGGGCCGCAGCAGCGCCCGGGTCGACGGCGAGGTGGTGGCGCTGCGCGAACTGGCCGAGGTGTCGCAGGCCCGCCTTACCATTCACTGGCAGCACAGCGCCCAGAGCCTGCTGACCGTCGCCAACCAGCGCGCCCTGCTCGATCAGCTGGTGGCGGCGCAGCTGGAGACCTACCACGCCGCCTACCGCGAGTGGCAGGCCGCCGCCGGGCGGCTGGAGCGCCTCAAGGCCTCCGAGCGCGACCGGGCGCGGCAGCTCGACCTGCTGCGCTTCCAGACGCAGGAACTCGGCGAGGCCGCCTTGCAGGCAGGCGAGGAGGAGCCGCTGCAAAGCGAACTCACCCGTCTGGCGAATTTCGAGGCCATCGCCTCCGGGGCGGCGGGTGCCCTCGAACTGCTCAGCGACGGCGAGATCAGCGCCCTGGGCCTGCTGACCGAGGCGTCGCGGGCGCTGAACACCCCGGCCCGCTACGACGAGGCCAGCGCCCAACTGCAAAACGAACTCGGCGCGGCCATCGACGCGGTGCGGGCGGTGGTCGGCGAACTGCGCGGCGTGGCCGAGGACCGCGCGCCGGATCCCGAAGCGCTCTCGCAGCTCGAAGCGCGCCTGAGCCTGATCAGCAAATTGCAGGCCAAGTACGGCCCCACCCTTACCGACGTTCTGGAATTCCAGGCCCAGGCCGAGCGCGAACTCGCCGCGCTGGAAAGCGACGAGCAGGACGCCGGCACCCTGGAAGCCGACGTGGCGGCGCTGGAAGAGGCCGCCCGGCAAGCGGGCCTGAAGCTGCGCGCCGCCCGCCAGCAGGCCGCCGAACCGCTGGCCGCCGACCTGCTGCGGGTGATTCGCGAGCTGGGCATGCCGCATGCCCGGCTGGCCTTCGAGGTGCGCCCGCTGGCGGCGCCGGGGCCGCACGGCCTCGACGAGGTCAGCATCCGCTTTACCGCCAACCCCGGCGAGGCGCTGGGCGACCTGGCCGAGACCGCCTCGGGCGGCGAGCTCTCACGGGTGATGCTGGCGATCAGCACGGTGCTGGGGGCCAGCACGCCCAGCGTGGTGTTCGACGAGGTCGACGCCGGCATCGGCGGCGCGGCGGCCGGCGCGGTGGCCGAGCAGCTCTCGCGGCTGGCCGCCTCGCGGCAGGTGCTGGTGGTGACCCACCTGGCCCAGATCGCCGCCCGCGCCGACTGGCATTTCAAGGTGGAAAAACAGGTTCAGGCGGGGCGCACCGTCAGCCGGGTGCGGCTGCTCGGCGAGCAGGAGCGCCTCGAGGAGATCGCCCGGATGCTCAGCGGCCAGGTGTCGGAAGCGGCGCTGACGCATGCCCGCGAACTGCTCGAAGGCCGCCGCCAGGAGGGCAAGAAAAGCCGCGGCAAGGAGCGCCTGCCCAGCGTGCCGTGA
- a CDS encoding PRC-barrel domain-containing protein produces MIKGKDLIGRNVVATNSGVHVNKVQDLVFDHDANQVLALLVDEGGWFRAAKVVPYEAVQSIGEDAVMIADEGQVVSARHDSRIAELLDTKVGLIGLQLLTTDGRELGKIADAYFDEESGKVVGYEATGGLFSDLSSGRTFVPAPESVSIGENAAIVPVSVAEAMEEQEPGGLQGAFNRAGDTFSENYENLSTATKARQKEFVTGKPAGNDVTTESGTVLVHQGEVISAEQAEQAEQLGLLGSLVAAATGGSMRAAYSGAAAGVQDRVDDLSQASQERQIEYVTGKVAGRDVSTDDGIVIVTRGDTVSLQQAQSAADHHLLGQLVAAVTSGSVQTIYATASSSVQQRVEDLTQASRERQVEYVLGKVAGRDVRGDDDSVIVLEGQTITPLAVQSAESQQALGRLVASAMAGTLQSGAARFEGPRGDVQTPATRAAAPSVLGKRVRSDVYGPHRTLIAAQGQIVTQGVLDRARQLGREDDLLQATGVSTGSNADAGGPALGEQLSAGVANVSAGASSLLDRAKQWLGEKHEQALSSAEQHGNADEEQRVRDALGRPVNRVILDPNDTIILNIGEIITNKAVAAARAAGILDMLLSSVSTETVSINPLDVRPHETGSAALEGQGEVELGKPQT; encoded by the coding sequence ATGATTAAAGGCAAAGACCTGATCGGACGCAACGTTGTCGCCACGAACAGCGGCGTTCACGTCAACAAGGTGCAGGACCTGGTGTTCGACCACGACGCCAATCAGGTGCTGGCCCTCCTGGTCGACGAAGGCGGCTGGTTCCGGGCGGCCAAGGTCGTGCCGTACGAAGCGGTGCAGAGCATCGGCGAGGACGCCGTGATGATCGCCGACGAGGGGCAGGTCGTCAGTGCCCGCCACGATTCGCGCATCGCCGAACTGCTCGACACCAAGGTGGGACTGATCGGCCTGCAACTGCTGACCACCGATGGCCGCGAACTCGGCAAGATCGCCGACGCCTACTTCGATGAGGAGAGCGGCAAGGTGGTGGGGTACGAGGCCACCGGGGGCCTGTTTTCCGATCTGTCGAGTGGCCGCACCTTCGTTCCGGCTCCCGAGAGCGTCAGCATCGGCGAGAACGCCGCCATCGTGCCGGTATCGGTGGCCGAGGCCATGGAGGAGCAGGAACCCGGCGGGTTGCAGGGCGCCTTCAACCGGGCCGGCGATACCTTCAGCGAGAACTACGAAAACCTCTCCACCGCCACCAAGGCCCGGCAAAAGGAATTCGTCACCGGCAAGCCCGCCGGCAACGACGTCACCACCGAAAGCGGCACGGTGCTGGTACACCAGGGTGAAGTCATCAGCGCCGAGCAGGCCGAACAGGCCGAGCAACTGGGCCTGCTCGGCTCGCTGGTGGCAGCCGCCACCGGCGGCAGCATGCGGGCGGCCTACAGCGGCGCGGCGGCCGGCGTGCAGGACCGGGTCGACGACCTGAGCCAGGCCTCGCAGGAGCGCCAGATCGAGTACGTGACCGGTAAGGTCGCCGGGCGCGACGTGAGCACCGACGACGGCATCGTGATCGTGACCCGGGGCGACACCGTCAGCCTTCAGCAGGCCCAGAGCGCCGCCGACCACCACCTGCTGGGTCAGCTGGTCGCGGCCGTGACCAGCGGCAGCGTTCAGACCATCTACGCCACCGCTTCGTCGAGTGTGCAGCAGCGCGTCGAGGACCTGACCCAGGCCAGCCGCGAACGGCAGGTCGAGTACGTGCTGGGCAAGGTGGCGGGGCGCGACGTGCGCGGCGACGACGACAGCGTGATCGTGCTGGAAGGGCAGACCATTACCCCGCTGGCGGTGCAGAGTGCCGAGAGCCAGCAGGCCCTGGGCCGCCTGGTCGCCTCGGCGATGGCCGGCACGCTGCAAAGCGGTGCGGCGCGCTTCGAAGGGCCGCGCGGCGACGTGCAGACCCCGGCCACCCGCGCGGCCGCGCCGAGCGTCCTGGGAAAACGGGTTCGCAGCGACGTGTACGGCCCGCACCGCACCCTGATCGCCGCCCAGGGCCAGATCGTGACCCAGGGCGTGCTCGACCGGGCTCGCCAGCTTGGCCGCGAGGACGACCTGCTGCAGGCCACGGGCGTAAGCACCGGCAGCAACGCCGACGCGGGTGGGCCGGCGCTGGGCGAGCAACTCTCGGCGGGCGTGGCGAACGTCAGCGCCGGGGCCAGCTCGTTGCTCGACCGGGCCAAACAGTGGCTCGGCGAGAAGCACGAGCAGGCCCTCAGCAGCGCTGAGCAGCACGGCAACGCCGACGAGGAGCAGCGGGTGCGCGACGCGCTGGGCCGGCCGGTCAACCGGGTGATTCTCGATCCGAACGACACCATCATTCTCAACATCGGCGAGATCATCACCAACAAGGCGGTGGCCGCCGCGCGCGCCGCCGGCATTCTGGACATGCTGCTCAGCAGCGTCAGCACCGAGACGGTCAGCATCAATCCGCTCGACGTGCGCCCGCACGAGACCGGCAGCGCGGCACTCGAAGGCCAGGGCGAGGTCGAGCTGGGCAAGCCTCAGACTTAA
- a CDS encoding ATPase, producing the protein MTLPPSVPPSVLSGLWPEHGPRPEGAAPLSATALIVLVGVTGVGKSTALGALASGPLRVLPDRREVTDAVMIGPLAGRAVTDRQERFALTASYRQLHPGGMAQALGSLWTVPRPGERLVFDGLRGLDEVRYAAETFPEWRFVNLHAPDLLRVRRLLGRNDAFDQAGQTGQREEGQELLAALRDLPGAGEVFSEADLQALADLIHEGHPPGEILSKTRIVLSERQNYDPDAARAFLSTLPPERVLDLDTAALALEAVASRLQGWL; encoded by the coding sequence ATGACGCTGCCTCCTTCTGTGCCTCCTTCGGTGCTCAGCGGCCTGTGGCCGGAGCACGGACCGCGTCCCGAGGGCGCCGCGCCGCTTTCGGCGACAGCCCTGATCGTGCTGGTCGGCGTGACCGGCGTGGGCAAGAGCACCGCCCTGGGCGCGCTGGCCTCCGGGCCGCTGCGGGTGCTGCCGGACCGGCGCGAGGTCACTGACGCGGTGATGATCGGCCCGCTGGCCGGCCGGGCCGTCACCGACCGCCAGGAGCGCTTCGCCCTGACGGCCAGCTACCGCCAGCTGCACCCCGGCGGCATGGCCCAGGCGCTCGGCAGCTTGTGGACGGTACCCCGGCCCGGCGAGCGCCTGGTCTTCGATGGGCTGCGCGGCCTGGACGAAGTGCGTTACGCCGCCGAGACGTTCCCCGAGTGGCGCTTCGTGAATTTGCACGCGCCGGACCTGCTGAGGGTGCGCCGCCTGCTGGGCCGCAACGACGCCTTCGATCAGGCCGGCCAGACCGGTCAGCGCGAGGAGGGCCAGGAACTGCTCGCCGCGCTGCGCGATCTTCCCGGCGCCGGGGAGGTCTTTTCCGAGGCCGACCTGCAGGCCCTCGCCGACCTGATCCACGAAGGCCACCCGCCAGGCGAGATTCTCAGCAAAACGCGCATCGTGCTCAGCGAACGTCAGAACTACGACCCGGACGCCGCCCGCGCTTTTCTGTCGACCTTGCCGCCGGAACGCGTCCTCGACCTCGATACCGCCGCGCTGGCGCTTGAAGCGGTGGCCTCGCGCCTCCAGGGGTGGCTGTAA
- a CDS encoding enolase C-terminal domain-like protein, translating into MAAPAIVKVEGLPYRLPLRGVLAWGAHSRLSAAEHVLVRVHLDDGSVGQAEAPPRPTIYGETVPSILGILAHLEPALVGKRIDDVAALEAARGSVAQNLTARGALDMALWDARQQARGQGLFDVLLGPQTRVRVSYILGISEPAEMLAEARQVVEQGVRVLKVKVGRQHARDLEVIEALRFEFGPQVQLYADSNETLTLELAPAALRAMREAGLTYVEEPLPVRSLRARQALKASGVLPIVADDSCFTPADLERELDFDTFDILNIKTARNGFTDSLTMLERARQAGKGVMIGSQASSGLGTLHAALLSTQSGVSEPCELSFVLKLQGDLLNLPIAFEDGWLDVAALEGHRVDEAKLAAARLDSP; encoded by the coding sequence ATGGCCGCGCCCGCCATCGTCAAGGTCGAGGGTCTTCCCTACCGCCTGCCGCTGCGCGGGGTGCTGGCCTGGGGCGCCCACAGCCGCCTGAGCGCCGCCGAGCACGTTCTGGTGCGGGTGCACCTCGACGACGGCAGCGTCGGGCAGGCCGAGGCGCCGCCGCGCCCGACCATCTACGGCGAGACGGTGCCGAGCATCCTGGGTATCCTGGCGCACCTGGAACCGGCCCTGGTGGGAAAACGCATCGACGACGTGGCGGCCCTCGAAGCGGCGCGCGGCAGCGTGGCCCAGAACCTCACCGCCCGGGGCGCGCTCGACATGGCCCTGTGGGACGCCCGGCAGCAAGCGCGGGGCCAGGGTCTCTTCGACGTGCTGCTGGGGCCGCAGACGCGCGTGCGGGTGTCGTACATCCTGGGCATCAGCGAACCGGCCGAGATGCTGGCCGAGGCGCGCCAGGTGGTGGAGCAGGGCGTGCGGGTGCTGAAAGTCAAGGTGGGGCGCCAGCATGCCCGCGACCTGGAAGTCATTGAGGCGCTGCGCTTCGAATTCGGTCCTCAGGTGCAGCTCTACGCCGACAGCAACGAAACGCTGACGCTGGAACTCGCCCCCGCCGCCCTGAGGGCCATGCGCGAAGCGGGCCTGACCTATGTGGAAGAGCCGCTGCCGGTGCGCTCGCTGCGGGCGCGTCAGGCGCTCAAGGCCAGCGGCGTCTTGCCGATCGTCGCCGACGATTCGTGCTTCACGCCGGCCGACCTGGAGCGCGAACTGGACTTCGACACCTTCGACATCCTCAACATCAAGACCGCCCGCAACGGCTTTACCGACAGCCTGACGATGCTGGAGCGTGCCCGGCAGGCCGGCAAGGGCGTGATGATCGGGTCGCAGGCCAGCAGCGGTCTGGGCACCCTGCACGCCGCGCTGCTCAGCACCCAGTCGGGCGTCAGCGAGCCGTGCGAACTGAGTTTCGTGCTCAAGCTTCAAGGCGACCTGCTGAACCTGCCGATCGCATTCGAGGACGGCTGGCTGGACGTGGCGGCCCTGGAAGGGCACCGCGTCGACGAAGCCAAGCTGGCGGCAGCCAGACTAGACAGCCCGTAA
- a CDS encoding methyltransferase domain-containing protein: MWNPQQYLQFQRERDRPFFDLLSQVEGQPLQVADLGCGTGHLTAELARRWPAARVVGVDSSAEMLERAAEHAGPHLTFVQADLRRWQPEAPLDLLISNAALQWVGGHAELIPHLAGLVRPGGTFAFQVPGNFGAPSHTLLAEVSARGRWAKRLHAEERDKAALGALGPAEYTEMLAPLGYRVNAWETTYLHLLPPTEHGSAVLEWVKGTALRPVLAQLPAEEAAAFLQEYGAELQAAYPARSYGTPFEFRRVFVVARRQESPGR, encoded by the coding sequence ATGTGGAACCCGCAGCAGTATCTGCAGTTTCAGCGTGAGCGCGACCGTCCGTTTTTCGATCTGCTCTCCCAGGTGGAGGGTCAGCCGCTGCAGGTCGCCGACCTCGGCTGCGGCACCGGCCACCTGACCGCCGAGCTGGCCCGGCGCTGGCCGGCCGCACGAGTCGTGGGGGTCGACAGCAGCGCCGAGATGCTGGAGCGCGCCGCCGAACATGCCGGTCCGCACCTGACCTTCGTGCAGGCCGATCTGCGCCGCTGGCAGCCGGAAGCGCCGCTGGACCTGCTGATCAGCAACGCCGCCTTGCAGTGGGTGGGTGGCCACGCCGAACTGATTCCCCACTTGGCCGGACTGGTGCGCCCCGGCGGCACCTTCGCTTTTCAGGTGCCGGGCAACTTCGGCGCGCCGAGCCACACCTTGCTGGCCGAGGTCTCGGCCCGTGGGCGCTGGGCCAAGCGGCTGCACGCCGAGGAGCGCGACAAGGCGGCGCTGGGCGCGCTCGGCCCCGCCGAGTACACCGAGATGCTGGCGCCGCTGGGCTACCGGGTCAACGCCTGGGAAACCACCTACCTGCACCTGCTGCCGCCCACCGAACACGGCAGCGCCGTGCTGGAATGGGTCAAGGGCACCGCGCTCAGGCCCGTGCTGGCGCAGCTCCCGGCCGAGGAGGCCGCCGCGTTCCTGCAGGAGTACGGCGCCGAACTGCAAGCGGCGTACCCAGCCCGAAGCTACGGTACGCCGTTCGAGTTCCGACGCGTCTTTGTGGTCGCGCGCCGCCAGGAGAGCCCAGGGCGCTGA
- a CDS encoding YchJ family protein has translation MPSQAYPAFKPCPCGSRQPYAACCQPRLSGERPAETPEALMRSRYTAYVLRDAAYLQATWHPRTRPAHLQLAEVRWLGLHVRRAAGNTVSFTARYQEGRNRHELRERSTFVQEEGRWFYLDGVEG, from the coding sequence ATGCCTTCCCAAGCTTATCCGGCCTTCAAACCCTGCCCCTGCGGTTCGCGCCAGCCGTACGCGGCCTGCTGCCAGCCGCGCCTGAGCGGTGAGCGGCCCGCCGAGACCCCCGAAGCGCTGATGCGCTCGCGCTACACCGCCTACGTGTTGCGCGACGCGGCCTACCTCCAGGCCACCTGGCATCCGCGCACCCGCCCGGCCCACCTTCAGCTGGCCGAGGTGAGGTGGCTGGGCCTGCACGTGCGCCGGGCGGCGGGAAACACCGTCAGCTTCACCGCCCGCTACCAGGAAGGGCGCAACCGCCATGAACTGCGCGAGCGCAGCACCTTCGTGCAGGAGGAGGGACGTTGGTTCTACCTCGATGGCGTGGAGGGCTAG
- a CDS encoding AEC family transporter, with protein sequence MLSALLTVVVPVLLILSLGALAGHKLALDSSTINRLSLYLLTPALALNTLLHTQAKPRELAVLVVSYYLLAGAGVLLGFLAAYRQPDATRRAVMGSVAIGNNGNYGLPVALFALGQAGFDQALVIFLSSVVLTFTAGPLIFGAGGGIGPTLRGVFRLPVVWCVAAALIMRSLHLSLPLGLDRGLGLISGATLPMVLLSLGVQLGTGGRPSLSAPVWLASGLRVAVMPLLAFGIGYLTGLRGLHLQGLVLSSAMPTAVNAFILSKEYRADSDTVASTVLVTTLLSIVGVAVVVPLLGHLP encoded by the coding sequence ATGCTGAGCGCCCTCCTCACGGTGGTGGTGCCGGTGCTGCTGATTCTGTCGCTCGGCGCGCTGGCCGGGCACAAACTGGCGCTGGATTCCAGCACCATCAACCGGCTGAGCCTCTACCTGCTGACCCCGGCGCTGGCCCTCAACACCCTGCTGCACACCCAGGCCAAACCGCGCGAACTGGCGGTGCTGGTGGTGAGCTACTACCTGCTGGCCGGCGCCGGGGTGCTGCTGGGCTTTCTGGCGGCCTACCGCCAGCCGGACGCCACCCGCCGGGCGGTGATGGGCAGCGTGGCGATCGGCAACAACGGCAATTACGGTCTGCCGGTGGCGCTGTTCGCGCTGGGGCAGGCGGGCTTCGACCAGGCGCTGGTGATTTTTCTGTCGAGCGTGGTGCTGACCTTCACGGCCGGACCGCTGATCTTCGGCGCGGGCGGCGGCATCGGGCCGACCCTGCGCGGCGTGTTCCGGCTGCCGGTGGTGTGGTGCGTGGCGGCGGCACTGATCATGCGCTCGCTGCACCTGAGCCTGCCGCTGGGCCTCGACCGGGGCCTGGGCCTGATCTCCGGGGCCACCCTGCCGATGGTCCTGCTCTCGCTGGGCGTGCAGCTCGGCACCGGGGGCCGGCCCAGCCTCAGCGCGCCGGTATGGCTCGCCAGCGGCCTGCGGGTGGCGGTGATGCCGCTGCTGGCCTTCGGAATAGGCTACCTCACCGGGCTGCGCGGCCTGCATTTGCAGGGGCTGGTGCTGTCCTCGGCCATGCCGACCGCCGTCAACGCCTTTATCCTGTCCAAGGAGTACCGCGCCGACAGCGACACGGTGGCCTCGACGGTGCTGGTGACCACCCTGCTGAGCATCGTGGGGGTGGCGGTGGTGGTGCCGCTGCTGGGTCACCTGCCCTGA
- a CDS encoding MFS transporter — MGVLNGWLASAGDGFLNSSVVLAGFASRLGAANTVIGLLPAIAQGGWMLPQMLVAARVRALPYKLPVYRSSATIRIGAYVMMVGVTATLWQYPALCLTLFIAALSVNAFASGVAGLPFLEVISKTVAPERRAAFFGIRNLVGGLVAFAAGLGVRWILGSGLAFPYTYVLIFSLASLAYSAGYTVFGKVQEPPDDVQPPSDIRQELRAIPQLLRLDAHFRAFLSVRLILAFASMADPFYTVYALRELRVPSSMLGVFLMTITGVAPLSNLLWRRVAERKGSRRIIRYSAAAAFLAPLTALGLGAFGPQLAGSEVASAARDSQVGWLYLTVFVLSSVAAQGFNLGHTNHLLNISPPHSRSRYIGTLNTLVGLALFAPVLGGFIADQAGYGAVFVLSAALFALAWWRCGKLRRDA; from the coding sequence CTGGGCGTGCTCAACGGCTGGCTGGCCTCGGCCGGCGACGGCTTTCTCAACAGCTCGGTGGTGCTGGCCGGTTTCGCTTCACGGCTGGGCGCGGCCAACACCGTGATCGGTCTGCTGCCGGCCATCGCCCAGGGCGGCTGGATGCTGCCGCAGATGCTGGTGGCGGCGCGGGTGCGGGCGCTGCCGTACAAATTGCCGGTCTACCGCTCCTCGGCCACCATTCGCATCGGGGCGTACGTGATGATGGTGGGCGTCACCGCGACGCTGTGGCAATACCCGGCGCTGTGCCTGACGCTCTTTATCGCGGCCCTGAGCGTCAATGCCTTCGCCTCCGGCGTGGCGGGCTTGCCGTTTCTGGAAGTCATCAGCAAGACCGTCGCGCCGGAGCGCCGGGCCGCCTTCTTCGGCATTCGCAATCTGGTGGGGGGGCTGGTGGCCTTCGCGGCGGGCCTGGGCGTGCGCTGGATTCTGGGCTCGGGGCTGGCCTTTCCCTACACCTACGTCTTGATCTTCTCACTGGCGAGCCTGGCGTACAGCGCCGGCTACACCGTCTTCGGCAAGGTGCAAGAGCCGCCCGACGACGTTCAGCCGCCCTCGGATATCCGCCAGGAGTTGCGGGCCATTCCGCAGCTGCTGCGCCTCGACGCCCACTTCCGGGCCTTTTTGAGCGTGCGACTGATTCTGGCCTTCGCCAGCATGGCCGATCCCTTTTACACCGTCTACGCCCTGCGCGAATTGCGGGTGCCGAGCAGCATGCTGGGCGTTTTCCTGATGACCATCACCGGGGTCGCGCCCCTGTCGAACCTGCTGTGGCGGCGGGTGGCCGAGCGCAAGGGCTCGCGCCGGATCATTCGCTACTCGGCGGCGGCGGCGTTTCTGGCGCCGCTGACCGCGCTGGGCCTGGGCGCTTTCGGGCCGCAGCTGGCCGGCAGCGAGGTCGCCAGCGCCGCACGCGACAGTCAGGTCGGCTGGCTGTATCTGACGGTGTTCGTGCTGTCGAGCGTGGCGGCGCAGGGCTTTAACCTCGGCCACACCAACCACCTGCTCAACATCTCGCCGCCGCACAGCCGCAGCCGCTATATCGGCACGCTCAACACCCTGGTGGGGCTGGCCCTGTTCGCGCCGGTGCTGGGCGGCTTCATCGCCGATCAGGCCGGGTACGGCGCGGTGTTCGTGCTGTCGGCGGCGCTGTTCGCGCTGGCGTGGTGGCGCTGCGGCAAGCTGCGGCGCGACGCTTAG